The following coding sequences are from one Burkholderia stabilis window:
- a CDS encoding NAD(P)-dependent alcohol dehydrogenase — protein sequence MKALVLERTRELALRDIDLPQEVGPGDVRIKVHTVGVCGSDVHYYVHGGIGPFRVDAPMVLGHEASGTVVETGPGVTHLRVGDRVCMEPGVPRLDSPATLRGLYNLDPDVRFWATPPIHGCLTPFVVHPAAFTYRLPDNVSFAEGAIVEPLSIGLQAAKKAAMKPGDIAVVIGAGTIGAMTALAALAGGAARVILADVVPDKLALFDGNPAVTTVDVRARPLADAVAEATGGWGADVVFEASGSANAYAGLVDLMCPGGCAVLIGMPVDPVPLDVVALQAKEGRIESVFRYANIFPRALALIASGAIDVKPFISRTFPFSEGVRAFEEAASGQPRDVKIQIEMD from the coding sequence TTGAAAGCCCTCGTACTCGAACGCACGCGCGAGCTCGCGCTGCGCGACATCGACCTGCCGCAAGAGGTCGGCCCCGGCGACGTCCGGATCAAGGTCCATACGGTCGGCGTCTGCGGCAGCGACGTGCATTACTACGTGCACGGCGGAATCGGCCCGTTCCGCGTCGACGCGCCGATGGTGCTCGGCCACGAAGCGTCCGGCACCGTCGTCGAGACCGGGCCCGGCGTCACGCACCTGCGCGTCGGCGACCGCGTGTGCATGGAGCCCGGCGTGCCGCGCCTCGACTCGCCCGCGACGCTGCGCGGCCTCTACAACCTCGACCCCGACGTGCGCTTCTGGGCGACGCCTCCCATACACGGCTGCCTGACGCCGTTCGTCGTGCATCCGGCCGCGTTCACGTACCGGCTGCCCGACAACGTGTCGTTCGCCGAAGGCGCGATCGTCGAGCCGCTGTCGATCGGCCTGCAGGCCGCGAAGAAGGCGGCGATGAAGCCCGGCGACATCGCGGTCGTGATCGGCGCGGGCACGATCGGCGCGATGACGGCGCTCGCCGCGCTCGCGGGCGGCGCCGCGCGCGTGATCCTCGCCGACGTCGTGCCCGACAAGCTCGCGCTGTTCGACGGCAACCCGGCGGTCACGACCGTCGACGTGCGCGCGCGGCCGCTCGCCGATGCGGTCGCGGAAGCCACCGGCGGCTGGGGTGCGGACGTGGTGTTCGAGGCGAGCGGCAGCGCGAACGCGTATGCGGGCCTCGTCGACCTGATGTGCCCGGGCGGCTGCGCGGTGCTGATCGGCATGCCGGTCGATCCGGTGCCGCTCGACGTGGTCGCGCTGCAGGCGAAGGAAGGCCGCATCGAATCGGTGTTCCGCTACGCGAACATCTTTCCGCGCGCGCTCGCGCTGATCGCGTCCGGCGCGATCGACGTGAAGCCGTTCATCTCGCGCACGTTCCCGTTTTCCGAAGGCGTGCGCGCGTTCGAGGAAGCGGCGAGCGGCCAGCCGCGCGACGTCAAGATTCAGATCGAAATGGATTGA
- a CDS encoding carbohydrate ABC transporter permease — protein sequence MALANDGAGGRALGVRPAPSALSARRGRARRDRTSLPWVFLAPTLALLAVLSLVPTIAAINLALRNRVLRYPDSEYVGLRNFVRLASDRRFLNAIEVSVLWEIVTIAGAVIVGIALAVFLFERVHGRWRRLASLVLILPVLLPRVSAAFIWKFMYAPLTGILSWLLGALGIENTAFLADPHLALYAVALVDVWQWGLFFAVVILKLLETLPPEPLEAARLDYATTWQVHAYIALPMLKAPLVSLVFIKMVESLRSFDLIYVMTKGGPGIATETLDLYAYQQGIGLAGKVSYASGMAVLMMVATTLVFTLIWKRVNKWDD from the coding sequence ATGGCGCTCGCAAATGACGGCGCCGGCGGACGCGCGCTCGGCGTCCGCCCGGCCCCTTCCGCACTTTCGGCCCGCCGCGGCCGCGCCCGCCGCGACCGCACGAGCCTGCCGTGGGTGTTCCTCGCGCCCACGCTCGCGCTGCTCGCGGTCCTGAGCCTCGTCCCGACAATCGCCGCGATCAATCTCGCGCTGCGCAACCGCGTGCTGCGCTACCCGGACAGCGAATACGTCGGCCTGCGCAACTTCGTGCGGCTCGCATCAGACCGGCGCTTCCTGAACGCGATCGAGGTATCGGTGCTGTGGGAAATCGTCACGATCGCGGGCGCGGTCATCGTCGGGATCGCGCTCGCCGTGTTCCTGTTCGAGCGCGTGCACGGCCGCTGGCGCCGCCTCGCATCGCTGGTGCTGATCCTGCCGGTGCTGCTGCCGCGCGTATCGGCCGCGTTCATCTGGAAGTTCATGTACGCGCCGCTCACCGGGATCCTGAGCTGGCTGCTCGGCGCGCTCGGCATCGAGAACACCGCCTTCCTCGCCGATCCGCATCTCGCGCTGTACGCGGTCGCACTCGTCGACGTGTGGCAATGGGGGCTGTTCTTCGCGGTCGTGATCCTAAAGCTGCTGGAGACGCTGCCGCCCGAGCCGCTCGAAGCCGCGCGGCTCGACTACGCGACCACCTGGCAGGTGCATGCGTACATCGCGCTGCCGATGCTGAAGGCGCCGCTCGTGAGCCTCGTGTTCATCAAGATGGTCGAATCGCTGCGCTCGTTCGACCTGATCTACGTGATGACCAAGGGCGGCCCCGGCATCGCGACCGAGACGCTCGATCTGTACGCGTACCAGCAGGGCATCGGCCTCGCCGGCAAGGTGTCCTACGCATCGGGCATGGCCGTGCTGATGATGGTCGCGACCACGCTCGTCTTCACGCTCATCTGGAAGAGGGTCAACAAATGGGACGACTGA
- a CDS encoding carbohydrate ABC transporter permease, protein MGRLIARGGAATVSTVAIAGLILLVAAFPLFWAVLNSLKHLLDIVTPTPRFFFTPTLANYEQVLSSPEVLIGLGNSIAIVGAAVAIGALLGVPAAYAIARYPVRGKRDIQFFLLSLRFLPPVAVALPLIAIWVDLGLYDTKLSMIVTYLLVTLSTITWLSIPVFRRLPREIEEAAALDGYGPYAVFWHIALPVCASTLLGGIVFSFVLVWNELMIALALTSSRSATLPVVASAFTSLGQEVPWGVINASTVLLALPPLVFVGMLSRLLNSMVKGK, encoded by the coding sequence ATGGGACGACTGATCGCCCGCGGCGGCGCCGCCACCGTTTCGACCGTCGCGATCGCCGGCCTGATCCTGCTCGTCGCCGCGTTCCCGCTGTTCTGGGCGGTGCTCAATTCGCTCAAGCATCTGCTCGACATCGTCACGCCGACGCCGCGCTTCTTCTTCACGCCGACGCTCGCGAACTACGAACAGGTGCTGTCGAGCCCCGAGGTGCTGATCGGCCTCGGCAACAGCATCGCGATCGTCGGCGCGGCCGTCGCGATCGGCGCGCTGCTCGGCGTGCCGGCCGCGTATGCGATCGCGCGCTACCCGGTGCGCGGCAAGCGCGACATCCAGTTCTTCCTGCTGTCGCTGCGCTTCCTGCCGCCGGTCGCGGTCGCGCTGCCGCTGATCGCGATCTGGGTCGATCTCGGGCTGTACGACACGAAGCTGTCGATGATCGTCACGTACCTGCTCGTCACGCTGTCGACCATCACGTGGCTGTCGATCCCCGTGTTCCGCCGGCTGCCGCGCGAGATCGAGGAAGCGGCCGCCCTCGACGGCTACGGGCCGTACGCGGTGTTCTGGCATATCGCGCTGCCGGTGTGCGCGAGCACGCTGCTCGGCGGCATCGTGTTCAGTTTCGTGCTGGTCTGGAACGAACTGATGATCGCGCTCGCGCTCACGTCGTCGCGCAGCGCGACGCTGCCGGTGGTCGCATCCGCGTTCACGTCGCTCGGCCAGGAAGTGCCGTGGGGTGTCATCAACGCGTCGACGGTGCTGCTCGCGCTGCCGCCGCTCGTGTTCGTCGGCATGCTGAGCCGGCTGCTCAATTCGATGGTCAAGGGAAAATAA